GCGCCGGCACGTCGGTGGAGATCACGTGGTTGGGCACCAGGTCGGCCAGCTGCTCGAACCACCACAGCGACAGCTGGGTCAGCACGGCACCCTTGTCCGGGATCTGCGTGTCGAGGACGAAGTCGTACGCCGAGATCCGGTCCGAGGCGACCAACAGCACCTGGTCCTCGCGCGGCGTTCCGTCGTCGGCGACCGGTGCGTACAGATCACGCACCTTGCCGGAGTAGACGTGCTGGTAGCCGGGCAGTTCGGGCGCTGAACTCATGGGGTTCATTCTGCCCGGTACCGACGGTCGCCCGTTCGGGTGTAGCCCAGCGACCTCACATCACGCAGGTTGAACGGGTACGGATCATCGACCATAAGGAGACAGTCATGGGACTTAAGGACAACCTGGAGAACCTCGCCGAAGAGGCCAAGGGCAAGATCCAGGAGGCCACCGGCAAGGCGCGTGGCGACGAGCAGCAGCAGGCCGAGGGTCAGGCGACCCAGTCCGAGGCCAACGCCAAGCAGGCTGGCGAGAACCTCAAGGACGGCGACTTCAAGGGCGCTGCCCAGGACGCCAAGGACGCGCTCAGCTGATCACATCGGGTACGGCGACCTGCCCCTGCTCGGCCCGTAACGCGATGTCGGTGCGGTGCTGGGAGCCGGGCAGGCCAACCTGGTCGACGAGGGCGTAAGCGGCTTTCCGAGCCTCGTTCAGGTCGCTGCCGAGCCCGACCACGGAAAGCACCCGGCCGCCGGCGGACACCAGTCCGTCGGCGGTCGTTTTCGTTCCAGCGTGCAAAACGTAGGAGTTCTCCGTGCTCGCGGGCACCGCCAGCGGGTCACCGGATCGCGGAGTCGCCGGATAATTCGCTGCGGCGACCACCACGGTGACCGCCGCGCCCTGGCTCCAGACCAGTTCCGGTTGCTCGCCCAGCGTGCCGGTGGCTGACGCCAGCAGCACCTGCGAGAGAGGGGTGACCAGGCGGGCGAGGACCACCTGGGTCTCCGGATCGCCGAACCGGGCATTGAACTCCACCACCCGCGGTCCCCGCGAGGTCAGGGCCAGGCCGATGTAGAGCACCCCCGCGAACGGCGTGCCGCGCCGGTTCATCTCGGCGATGGTGGGGCGTGCGACCCGCTCCATGACGTCATCGACGAGGCCGTCGGGCGCCCAGTCGAGCGGCGAATAGGCCCCCATGCCACCGGTGTTCGGCCCCTGGTCGCCGTCGAAGATCCGCTTGAAGTCCTGCGCCGGAACCAGCGGCACCACGTCGGTGCCGTCACTGATGCAGAACAGCGACACCTCCGGGCCGTCCAGGTACTCCTCGACGACAACCGTGCCGCCCTGAGCCAGGCAGGCCTGCCCGTGCGTGGCCGCCTCGGTCAGATCGTCGGTGACGACCACGCCCTTGCCCGCGGCGAGTCCGTCGTCTTTCACGACGTACGGCGCGCCGGTGGCTTCCAGCGCCTCGGTCAGTTGGTCGTCGGTCGTGCAGACATACGCCCGGGCGGTGGGCACGTCCGCAGCGGCCATGATCTGCTTGGCGAACGCCTTGCTCCCCTCCAACTGGGCCGCCTGCGCCGAAGGCCCGAACACCACGAACCCTGCCGCGCGCAGGGCGTCCGCGACCCCCGCCACCAGCGGGGCCTCGGGACCGACGACCACCAGGTCGGGGCCGACCTCTCGGGCCACCGCGACAACCGCCGCCGGATCGGTGAGTGAGTCCAGATCGGCGATCTGCGCCTCAGCGGCGATCCCCGGATTTCCGGGGGCGCAGACCACGGCGGTCACACCGGGGTCGCCGATCAGGGAGTGCACGATGGCGTGCTCACGCGCGCCGCTGCCGATGACGAGAACCTTCACACTGCGCAAGCGTAGTGGGCGGCCACGGGCAGGTCGTCGTACCTGAATGTGGGTGGTGGGTTCCTCCCGGAAGTCAGGGGGGAGGTCCTCCAGGAGGAACCCACCGCGAGCCCGCGGATCAACCGGAGGGGGGTCGCGGTGACGCACGGACCGGGCTCGCAACGGACGTGTCCGCCGCAAACATCATGGCACAACCGCCGCTGAGCGCCACCCCACGACCAATTAATTGAGAGATTGATTACCGATTGTTGGTTCTTGATTTGTCTGCCAGTAGGAACGGCTGCACGACCCTCGTCGTGGGGTGACTAGACTTGACTGTTCGCTCGTTCGTGTCTTGATGGGGAACCATTTCGTGACTGCACCCAACGCGTCGGCGCCGCATACCGGACCCGCCGCGGCCCCCGCGGCGTCTGCCGCCTCCGCACCCGACCCTGCGGCTGAGCTGACCGCCGAGTTGGCCCGCGAGCAGGCCCATGTCGAC
The window above is part of the Branchiibius hedensis genome. Proteins encoded here:
- a CDS encoding CsbD family protein produces the protein MGLKDNLENLAEEAKGKIQEATGKARGDEQQQAEGQATQSEANAKQAGENLKDGDFKGAAQDAKDALS
- the purD gene encoding phosphoribosylamine--glycine ligase, giving the protein MKVLVIGSGAREHAIVHSLIGDPGVTAVVCAPGNPGIAAEAQIADLDSLTDPAAVVAVAREVGPDLVVVGPEAPLVAGVADALRAAGFVVFGPSAQAAQLEGSKAFAKQIMAAADVPTARAYVCTTDDQLTEALEATGAPYVVKDDGLAAGKGVVVTDDLTEAATHGQACLAQGGTVVVEEYLDGPEVSLFCISDGTDVVPLVPAQDFKRIFDGDQGPNTGGMGAYSPLDWAPDGLVDDVMERVARPTIAEMNRRGTPFAGVLYIGLALTSRGPRVVEFNARFGDPETQVVLARLVTPLSQVLLASATGTLGEQPELVWSQGAAVTVVVAAANYPATPRSGDPLAVPASTENSYVLHAGTKTTADGLVSAGGRVLSVVGLGSDLNEARKAAYALVDQVGLPGSQHRTDIALRAEQGQVAVPDVIS